A segment of the Paramormyrops kingsleyae isolate MSU_618 unplaced genomic scaffold, PKINGS_0.4 ups82, whole genome shotgun sequence genome:
CGTATCATGCCCCTAATTTGGCAACTCTGGACAGTTGTCCAGCTTTAGGTTTCAGGTCATTTTGCCAGTCAGTGTCACTTCAAGCCCCATCTTATCGTCCACTGGATTATTCATGGCTCTGTTGGCCGCAGCCACTCTTCCTTAAGTCCAGGGTGTGATTATGCATCATGTTGGTGTTGCATTAATTGAGAAGTATTCATCTGCAAACAATGGCTCCTCGCCCTTACCTGCCCTAGATTTAAAGTCTCTCCCTAAACTGCTTTGTGTCAGGGAGGCTTGGAAAACTGGGGGATGAAGTGTAGTGTTCAGAAAAGTACAGACAAAAGTCAGAATGTagcatattttatttacttcatttttatgaaatgtACACTCACTGACCATTTTATTAGGTGCACCTCTTCAACTGCTTGTTGAAGAAAATATCTAGTCATCAAATCATATGTCGGCAGCACTGTCTGTaaatcatgcagatacaggtcaggagcttcagttaatgttcacatcaaaccCCAGAAGGGGGAGGAAAGGTGATTTAACTGACTTTGAATGTGGCATGTTTGGTGGTGCCCTGCTTATTTCAAGATTAACTCTGTACTTTCAGTATCCTACATAAGATAATATAAACTCTGGTTTGTAACTGAAATGTGTTTTCCGGTTTTGTTAAAATTTATATATTCAGTTTTTTTACATCCTTACAGTTATGAAGGGTATGGTGCATCAAGATAACAGCTAGTAAGGTAACCATTAATTCATCTAATAATATAGCTGTTTGgttataaaatgaaaaacacatgagttggagttgccaaattgtaggtgtgaatgtgaatggtgtgtgcctgcaataggttggcaccccatcctaggttattccctgccttgcacctgttgctttcgggataggctccaaacccccacagtcCTGCATAGAACaagtgggtatataaaatggattgatggatgctTCTAGTAGAATGTTCTATGCTACATATATTAAATACCCGTAGCTTTGTGCATTTTTGAGATGTTGTATCCAAATGTACATAATTTATTTACAAGCTTTTCATTATTAAATGACAGATTAAATTTCTCCTTATAGTTCTAAGTTAACAGTCTGTGTTAATAGCATTCTTTTCAAGAACCTGTTAATTGTTTTATATGCTCTAATTCATCAATACCTTTACCAAAGAAGACTCTGGGAAAGATATGTTAATATtgttggtaacactttctatgaatgtcatgtctataagaatctatgaacacattcataatacgTTATAATTCATTCATAAAGCCTTATAAATAAGTATTTATAAAAattaacacattatagccatgtttatttttcattatgaaGCTCTTAttgtaacactttctatgaatgtgATGTTTACAAGAATTTATGAGCACATTCAtattacattataatgcattcataaagcattataaacacgtttataaatacattgctcaaaaaaaatggaacactttttaatcagagtataacatcaagtcaattaaacttctgggatattgacgtgttcagttaagtagcagagggggttgttaatcggtttcagctgctttgatgttaatgaaattaacaacaggtgcactagaggggcaacaatgagacgacccccaaaacaggaatggtttaacaggtggaggccactgacatttttccctcctcatcttttctgactgttttttcactagttttgcatttggctacagtcagtgtcactactggtagcatgaggtgatacctgcaccctacagaggttgcacagcacagtccaactcctccaggatggcgcatcAATACATGccaattgccagaaggtttgctgtgtctcccagaacagtctcaagggcaaggaggtgattccaggagacaggcagttactctaggagagctggacagggctatagaaggtccttaatctatcagcaggaccagtatctgctcctttgtgcaaggaggaacaggatgagtaCTGCCAGaaccctacaaaatgacctccagcaggccactggtgcgaatgtctctgaccaaacaatcagaaacagacttatTGTTATCCACAAAGGCCCAATGTGTATGTAGATTTTTGGGATAGCCTTTAGATCAGCTGTTGAAACCCAAGTGTGAAgactcttcagtcaatcagtcatctaattagtaatctaattatggAGTTGCAGCTAAAACCAGCATACACAGCAGCtctttctgggtaagattggccaccttgctgtaatgctttattaattcttataccagcTATTATGATGGTATCTATAATGAATTGTAGATGACAGGTTTAAATAAAGCGTTACCACATTCTTTTATATGCATTCATAAAAACTGGAAAaggtattgcttttttttttttttattgtaaaaccGGTATTGTTTTTTCCCTAGGTCTTTCTGGCAACCCTACGGACCTGGAGAAGCGCCACAGCGCATTTGGGAAGAACTTCATTCCGCCCAAGAAACCTAAGACCTTCCTGCAACTTGTATGGGAGGCCCTACAGGATGTCACACTCATTATTCTGGAGATTGCAGCCATCATATCTTTGGGACTTTCCTTCTATCACCCACCAGGGGGCGACAGCGAATGTAAGTTGTTGGGTGGGTGGGGCTTTCCCTGGATGCATGAAAGAAGCCTTTCTTTATTGCTCTaatctgtgtgtttttctctttttaaggTAGAGCACAGTCCAAAATTATCTGAATAGCATTAACATTGTGTGATTTTTAATAAGTAGAATTTTGCAATTTCAGGCCGACTATGCTAAATGGTATTACATATATTATTGGTGGTGATAGTTGTGCCTTGTGGTGATATGTTACCTTTCTAGTGTGTGGCCAGGCAGCAGCTGGTGTGGAGGATGAAGGCGAGGCACAGGCTGGCTGGATTGAGGGAGCAGCTATCCTGTTTTCTGTCATTATTGTGGTGCTGGTGACGGCATTCAATGACTGGAGCAAGGAGAAGCAGTTCCGAGGGCTGCAGAGCCGCATTGAGCAGGAGCAGAAATTCACTGTTATCCGGAAGGGCCAGGTCATTCAGATCCCTGTTGCTGAAATAGTGGTGGGAGATATCGCCCAAATCAAATACGGTGAGAAAAGTCATTTGTATATATAACCAGATGGATTATTCTGGGAAGTACACActtgtattttcttttatgGCTTCTTTTAACAGTTTTCtttgcattttcgtatagtttGTATTTCTGAACCCTTTTCTGAACTATAGAAAACACAAAGTGGCTAGTTACATTACAGATAAGATAGATGTCTTCCACTTCATTAAGGAAAATATTGTATGCATTGCAATTTTGAGTAACAGTTTACTTAAAGCACccatatataatgcattataaatacctATACAATGTATTATAAGGctttcataaagtattatacaCATGActatatttattaaaaggcataacacattatagctatgtttgttatgcattatgaatgctttatgaagctctcatgtgtaatgcactataaataccttcataatgtgttataatttcttatactgaccattacaatgcattatgaaggatttctatagtgcattatagatgaaggGCATTCATGATGCACAACAAGCAAGTGTTATGCCTTTGTATAAATAGTTATGgatgtgtttataatactttatgaatgtgttattatgcattatgaaggtctctataatgcattatgatgattGCTTTTAGTGTTACTGAATTTTACAGCATAAATTGCATCTTAGCATAAATTTTGTATATGCACTTGTGAAAATGTAGTAACAGTACAGTGTGTCTGATTTATAATGAACACTCTATCCAATGTAGTCACTACGACAAGAGTGGGTGAGAGGTGGGCTTGTTGGACTAAGCTAAGCTGACCTCATCTGTGTCATCTCAGGTGACCTGTTGCCAGCAGATGGAATCCTGATCCAGGGGAATGACCTTAAGATTGATGAGAGCTCACTAACCGGGGAGTCCGACCAGGTCAAGAAGTCCTTTGAGAAAGATCCCATGCTGCTTTCTGGTGAGAATTTCCCTTCATGCATTACTTGATGAATGATTTTATGTTTTCCAGTGGTCTCGACTTGACAGATATGGTATCTTGCTAATTATTTGTATTGCTTAGTGACTGAtggtctgtttctctttctctaGGTACTCATGTAATGGAAGGATCTGGAAGGATGGTGGTCAGTGCGGTCGGCCTCAACTCCCAGACCGGAATCATCTTTACACTGTTAGGTGCAGGAGGTgaagaggaggagaaaaaagTGAAGAAAGGTATGAAAATCTATCATGAGAAAAGTTCTTTCAGTCTAATCTTCCTGTTTTCAATATGTTCATTTTAACTCTGGGGTACTTTTAAATCAAATGTCATTCATAACCCCATCTACATTTCCCCACTACCACCTCTTCCTGACATTTAGATGCGTGTACTAATGTATAATTGTTATTTTATGTGAAAcaatagaacaaaaaaaaaaaagttgtgtgCAGTATTTTTATTATCAACCAACTTTAGTTTGGGCATTTGAGCTGGAATAAATTACAGACTATTGGGGTGCTTTCCTAAGTACATACCAGACATTTTCCAAATTTGTCTTTACCTTCACTTGTCAATGTTTTCTTTGTCGTCTTTTCAACAGTTAATTGCAGTAATTAAATATAAGGGTCCTGTAACTTGTAAGAAACGTTGGAACTGGTGTTAACCAAGCATGTAAATTGAAGCTTCACATTGTTATTAAACAGAGCATACATGTggaaactttttaaaatctttgtaTGGGAAACATTTAGTGTACTAGAGCCAAACCAGTTTTGCAAGTTTGCCAGTTTAGCTAATTGGCATTCAGGTTCAGTCATGTGGTATTGATACTATTCTAAATGTATGTTTCAGCAGGGTGGTTTCAGTGTGTTTGACTATATTGGCCAGATCCAGGTGTTTGACAAAGTTAAATCGTTCAGAGATTTTTCCCCCTCAAATTATCTGTTGtatatttcatttgtaaataaCTTTTGATTTATTCCTTCTTTTCAGTTTGAATAAGTTGAAGTCCTTAACTCATATTGAGACAGTTTTTATTTGAACTCTTAATGCTATTTACCTTTTCAGCAGTTAATCATGGTGTTCATCAGTTACATTAGCAAAATGGTATTTAACAAATGCATAACAAGCACATTGTTAGTTGCATATCGATCACCTTATGATACAGGTGTATTGGATAATTGCATCTGTTCAAATTATTCCCACATCAgcaaatcattatttttttaggAAATTACTATTTAGTTGACCCAAAGTTGTTTTAATAAAGATAAGCATGCATACCAAGGCTAAAGAAACCCAATCATAAATGCAATCCTACTTTCACTGCAGCAGTAAGCCATCAGTACTTGAATGATTTTATTGACACATCCGCTTGTCTGAAGTGATAGCCTTGCAGTCTTTTTCTGTCACATCATGGTTGTGTATGTTCACAAAGAATCTTAACCCAGCTCACTGCCTGGATAGAGCTTACAATCAAGCAGTTCAAAACCTTTTCAATGTAGCcttcatgttttatgttttcatCAGAAATGGCAtggtaaaaaatgtataaaatcagaTTGAATCATGGGGAATTGGTAATACAGAGCGCTTTTAAATGACCTTTAAATCTGTGACTTGGGAATCCTGATAAATGTGGCCTCTGAAACAAATGTGTAAATGTATCaaatattatatacacacagtggGAATGTGTATTTACCTCAAGTAAACCTATTTTGGCACATTACAAAACCTTTGTTGTTTCCATGAAGTTCATTTATGCAGCTAATATTTAGATAAATTTCAGTTTATACCAACCAACTTTAGTTTGGGCATTTGAGCTGGAATAAAATACAGACTATCGGGGTGTGCATGCAACATAGTTCAAGGTAATCTCccccaaaaaagaaaagcaggTTACTTCAGTTTCATTGAagcttttcatatttttaaattgtgaaaGTAGAATAGAAGGTAGGAAGCTGCTTTTCAGTAATAAGTGTGCTGCATCTTCGACTATTTCCATTTTACAGGTTTTCAGAAATCTTAATTTCTCTCTGATAGGACAGCTCCTatcagttttatttgtgactTTTATCGGTTCATTATATTGGTTCAgtattattttcagttttttttttctttcaaccCATGTGATCAGCAGTCCACCCTCTTTCTGTGTTTAAACAGGTAAAAAACAAGCGGCTCCAGAAAATCGCAACAAAGGTAACCCGCCCTCAGACCCTCCCCTGCACATCCAGCAGCAGTCTCGGAGTCCCATCTCAGTATTTCAGTCTTGTTATGGCTCTTTCTCTCACACTCTTACGCTGTCGCTTTTCTCTCCCACCAAGCCTGGAGGAGGTTCTCACCTAGCTTTATATGTAAAAGGGTGCAATTCTCACCTGCAGAAAAACATTGCTGTACTTCATGAAGGCTCATGAGTTCAGTTCATCCAGTAATGTTCTGATGTTGCTATGAcatgattatttttcttttgaggAAAAAGACAAATTGTTACCATGGAAGCAGTAAAGTTTTAGGGCTCATGGTTTGTTTATTACAAAATTATTGATATTTTTTCAATGGATTTTAATGTTTAACATTTAGCAGGTTCTCAAAAGGAATTGTCATACTGTGGGACATGAGCTATGAAACCATCTACTTTgcaagggtttttttttatcatactGATGTTCTAATCCTGTTTTTGTAATACTATAAATGCTTTATCAAATCTATGTAAAATGGAAAAAGCCATTGTTGACAATTTGCATCTGATAAATGCTATATAATAAAATTTCCAGTAAGGGCCAGGCAGATACGGATGGATTGAGAGTTGCACCCTTGCTTACTGATTGGCTGTGGATCGGTTTGCTCTTCTCACTGTTCTCGCCTCCTTCCAGGATATGCTCAGGACCTCATGCTGTCTTGTAACTTTATCTCACGTCACTGTTTAACTCTCTGCATTGCTCTCAATCGTCTAGAGAGCTTTCAGCTTCTTGTTGTTttataattgatttttttttcccccttgctTTTTTTTGTGACACATTCGCCCCCTGTGCGTCTGTCGTGGCATCAGCCAGTCAGTTCGTTAGTCCCGTGTGTGGTTGTTTGGTCAGTCTAGTCGGTTTTGTGTTGTGCCAAGTCAGCTCAGATGCGATGACTCTTGCCCTTCAATTTGTGCTTTAGAGGCTTCATTTAGGAAACCAAATATTCCAGTTCCATGGTCAAGTTCATAGGGCAGGAGCAGCAGAAAAGCAGTAAAATGCTTTATAGGATTTTATTCTGTaccagggtttttttttcattgaagTTGCACAGCTGCactttaaatatgaaatattgtATCTTGTTAGGATGCCATATCTGAATTTTCAACTTTCTATTTAGAATCAGGGCTCAGTACCTTTGGCTTTGTTTATTCCTTAAATGAGATTAATAAAGATGAAAAATATTCAGATATGATTGAATTATATGATTTTAAACACAACAGTTTTGACAGAGTTAAAGCTAACTGTATATTTGCAAATGAACCAGCGAAGAACCTACATTCTGCTCTTCAGTGAGACAAAAGGTGTTCTTTCTGCTTATCCCGGGGTACGCTATGGCAACCCACTCTTGTTATTGTCAAGATGTTTCTTTCCAGGACTAAAGTCTTGAAAGGGTGACATTTCTATTCTCTGATGCTTGTACAAAACATTGATGGGCTTTATTAAAGTGCTGTCTGTAATTTgaaagtaaaaatgtaatttctgCATTAAATCTACTGCTTTTTCTCTTTAGGCTATTCTAGAGCTTCAGCGCTCCTGCAGATTCAACTAAACGTGTATTTTATTTGTACCTATAAATCATTTAAAccaaaataaagaacatttttatttgtgctTCTTTTTAGATTAAATAGAACTTAAATAACCAAATGTTTTATGATTTGTAAGAAAGTAATGGTGCATTTAAATTGCTTAAGTGAGACTGGGGACAAATTAATATTTTGGACACTAGTTTTTATACTGGGTTGCTGAAAGTGGTGGTATTTGGATTTGGTAAATTAGAGAAAGTGCTTTCTCATGCTGCTTCGGCCTAACAGTGTTATGCGGTGGCATAGTGAATGGGGAATTGCAGTTCGAGGGGCCTGTTCATACCTCCCGACTGTAGTCAGTATGTCTGGTCCTTGCTCACTTTAACACAGAATTTTGCCCCTCAAATCCCTTTGTTCCCCACATCCCTTTGCCTGTTTCTCTATCCCTGTTTTGATATGCCGCCTCCTTTCCTGCTTCCCCCTAAAAACACCTTACTGACAGCTAAGACCCAAGATGGGATTGCCCTTGAAATCCAGCCACTGAAGAGTGAGGAGGGAGCTGAGTCTGAGGACAAGGAGGAGAAAGAAGAGAAGGAGACCCGGAAAGTCAATGTGACCAAGAAAGAGAAGTCGGTGCTGCAGGGCAAGCTCACCAGGCTGGCTGTGCAGATTGGCAAGGCTGGTGGGTGAATCTGACCTGGGTTTTGAAATGCACTTCAATTTTAGCAATGGCACTGGTTTAATTacaaatttaatttcatttaatttaaatttaattacattgttaaaaataattgtaCAAAAATAAAGCAATGTATAGAGCTGAGTCCAATATGATGAATTTGAAGCAGACAGGCATATAGTTGGAATGAAAGTTATATAGTGACAAATTTAGTTCATGAACATCTCAATGAGACATTTGCAAAGCAATACGTTCTTCCGTGCTCATTTTTTCAGGTCTGATCATGTCTGCTGTAACAGTGATCATCCTCATCCTGTACTTTGTTATCGACACTTTCGGCGTCCAGGGACGCCCCTGGTTGAAGGAATGTACACCCATTTACATTCAGTACTTTGTGAAGTTCTTCATCATTGGCGTGACAGTGTTGGTTGTGGCTGTTCCTGAGGGATTGCCTCTTGCGGTCACCATCTCCCTGGCGTACTCTGTAAAGGTGAGGACCAGGATATCTACTAGTGGTATAGCTGTGCATGATCCATTTCTTGAGTGTAGGGTAACGTCTATTCCACCATGTCCTTGAGTTGGAAACTTCTCTAGGGTGGTTCACCCCCTGCCTGTGATTTTAGAAAATGATGAAGGACAACAACCTTGTCCGGCATCTGGATGCCTGTGAGACCATGGGAAATGCGACAGCCATCTGCTCTGACAAGACGGGTACTCTGACCATGAACCGCATGACGGTGGTGCAGGCTTATATCGGTGACACACACTACCGCACTGTGCCCGAGCCAGAAGTACTGCGACCAGAGACACTGGAGCTGATGGTTAACAGCATTTCCATCAACTCTGCATACACAACCAAGATTCTGGTAAGCAACATCCTGGTGGTCATTCTCAGAATATAAAACTGCCTTGCAGTCAGTGTGCAAGACGTTTGCAGGATGCTGttgcataaaaaatatataaataaacaagcGCCCACATATTGTGAGCTAACACAAACTAATCCGTGGTGGAATGGAGTGGTGAGTCATCTGTGTGGGATAGAGGTGAGCTGCTGTGCGACTCAGGAGTGCTAACCAGAAGGTGCTGGGGTAAAAATCCCTGGAAACCATTCGTTTTAAGCAAGGTCACATATTGATCTTTCGTGTTGCATCCCACGCACCTCCTACGCTACAGAAAGTACTTGTAGAATTCGTCTTTGTATGAATATAAATCAGTTGATGGAGTTAAAGAATTTGGGCACTCGTCAGCACTGAATGTatggacattgaaataaacatgTACAAGCTCTGGTTAGTAACACAAATTTGCAATTTGGAATTTCAGTACATGTTTTAGTCCCATTTAGCAGAGATTTATACCACACAACAGTGTCAAACAATTGATTTACTTCCTTAATTTTAGCAGCTATTAATGCTTATCCCTTTTCGGTATAATGTAGTATAACTTTTTCTGGCATTTACTGTAACCATGTTTTTCTACATTATGTGAAAAATATTATCTaagaaaaaagtgaaaaaaactTCTTAAAGCTTTTTATAACCACAGATCAGTTGAAATATATTACCTTTCAGTCATTTATCCATTGTAGGCTTGTGGGAGAAACACAAGGCACCttgtacaggatgccagtgtatTGCAAGGTTGCAGGGCATccatacattcacacacacgcacacatacccACTCGCACTCATAATCtcattatgggcaatttaaagatgCCTACACACAATGTCACCTGTTTATGTAAACATACAAATTTTAAGAtttatcaaatacatcaaaacACTCCTATCATCTTCATCTGAAATTTTGATCTAGCCCCCAGAAAGGGAAGGGGGACTGCCTCGCCATGTGGGAAACAAGACTGAATGCTCACTGCTTGGTCTAGTGCTTGATCTGAAGCGAGATTATCAGCCGATCCGCGATGAGGTGCCAGAAGAGAAACTCTACAAGGTTTACACCTTTAACTCTTCACGGAAGAGCATGAGCACAGTGCTGAAAAACCCAGATGGTACAGGCTACCGCATGTATAGCAAGGGTGCCTCCGAGATAATCCTTCGCAAGTACGCATTTTTTCCTTCTATCATGTcatcatgttttgttttatttcttcttATTGTTATTCTTATTTGCATGTTCTTGGTTTTTGTCCAAAATGACATAACTGAGAAgatcagggtcagccagtccatGGAACaataggggttaagggccttgttcaagtaCCCAACAATAAAATCATGCTGCCAGCTATGGGATTATCACATTATCACACTAGAGGCAAAGCTgatttgtatttatgtatttttactcaGCAACAGTCTGAAATACTTGGTGATTTGACTTTTAGAGAAACCATGAGGAGAGTGGCTGAGGACTGATTTAAGAGAAAAGTATGTCTCTGTCCATGAGAACAGTGGCCAGAGATTTCCAACTCTGTGTAAAACTCCATGAGTTCTTCCCTACCCCCacagaaataaatatgttttcatGTCAGCATTGTGACAATACTCTTGTTTGTGTTCTTCCTTCACTCTCCCTGGATCCACTTTCCAGGTGTTCCCGCATCTTGGATGCCTCTGGCCAGCCTAGGGTGTTTAAGCCAAAGGACCGTGATGAGATGGTGCGAAAAGTGATAGAGCCCATGGCTTGTGATGGCCTGCGAACTATCTGCTTGGCCATGCGGGACTTTCCCGGCGATACTGAACCCAATTGGGACAATGAGAATGAGATTCTGTCTGACCTGACCTGTATTGCAGTGGTGGGCATTGAGGACCCTGTACGGCCAGAGGTAAGATACAAAACCTTGTGTAAATGAGAATAACCAAACTGGTCTAGACA
Coding sequences within it:
- the LOC140586895 gene encoding plasma membrane calcium-transporting ATPase 1-like: MKGLSGNPTDLEKRHSAFGKNFIPPKKPKTFLQLVWEALQDVTLIILEIAAIISLGLSFYHPPGGDSELCGQAAAGVEDEGEAQAGWIEGAAILFSVIIVVLVTAFNDWSKEKQFRGLQSRIEQEQKFTVIRKGQVIQIPVAEIVVGDIAQIKYGDLLPADGILIQGNDLKIDESSLTGESDQVKKSFEKDPMLLSGTHVMEGSGRMVVSAVGLNSQTGIIFTLLGAGGEEEEKKVKKGKKQAAPENRNKAKTQDGIALEIQPLKSEEGAESEDKEEKEEKETRKVNVTKKEKSVLQGKLTRLAVQIGKAGLIMSAVTVIILILYFVIDTFGVQGRPWLKECTPIYIQYFVKFFIIGVTVLVVAVPEGLPLAVTISLAYSVKKMMKDNNLVRHLDACETMGNATAICSDKTGTLTMNRMTVVQAYIGDTHYRTVPEPEVLRPETLELMVNSISINSAYTTKILPPEREGGLPRHVGNKTECSLLGLVLDLKRDYQPIRDEVPEEKLYKVYTFNSSRKSMSTVLKNPDGTGYRMYSKGASEIILRKCSRILDASGQPRVFKPKDRDEMVRKVIEPMACDGLRTICLAMRDFPGDTEPNWDNENEILSDLTCIAVVGIEDPVRPEVPEAISKCQRAGITVRMVTGDNINTARAIATKCGILQPGEDFLCLEGKEFNQQIRNDKGEVEQERLDKVWPKLRVLARSSPTDKHTLVKGIIDSTVGDTRQVVAVTGDGTNDGPALKKADVGFAMGIAGTDVAKEASDIILTDDNFTSIVKAVMWGRNVYDSISKFLQFQLTVNVVAVIVAFTGACITQDSPLKAVQMLWVNLIMDTLASLALATEPPTESLLLRKPYGRDKPLISRTMMKNILGHAVYQLTIIFTLLFAGEKLFDIDSGRNSPLHAPPSEHYTIVFNVFVMMQLFNEINARKIHGERNVFEGVYRNPIFCSVVLGTFFLQIIIVQFGGKPFSCTALKIDQWLWCIFIGVGELLWGQFISAIPTHRLKFLKEAGHGIPKEEIPEEELTEGVDEIDHAEMELRRGQILWFRGLNRIQTQIKVVNAFRSSLYEGLKKPESKSSIHNFMSHPEFVPISEEAVTVPVVEESTAEAEIETLPSFSKERQNFL